From Kogia breviceps isolate mKogBre1 chromosome 2, mKogBre1 haplotype 1, whole genome shotgun sequence, one genomic window encodes:
- the TWNK gene encoding twinkle mtDNA helicase isoform X1, with protein MWVLLRSRYPLRILLPLRGPWMGWRGLPRSLAPAPPRRRYKKEALAALEVPVLPVTATEIRQYLRAHGIPFQDGHSCVRAPSPFVGASKLMDETGAATSFSLFIDKTTGRFLCMTSLAEGSWEDFQASVEGQGDGAREGVLLSEAPEAEDSEEIQRIWDRAVPLWELPEPEEAQLARVMFGLTKVTDDTLKRFSVRYLRPAHSLVFPWFSPGGLGLRGLKLLGAKGQGDRVHYVETTIPQPGAFHNLFGLPLISRRDVEVVLTSRELDSLALSQSTGLPTLALPRGTACLPPALLPYLEQFRRIVLWLGDDLRSWEAAKLFARKLNPKRCSLVRPGDQQPSPLEALNQGLNLSRILRTALPAWHKSIVSFRQLREEVLGELSNVEQAAGVRWSRFPDLNRLLKGHRKGELTVFTGPTGSGKTTFISEYALDLCTQGVNTLWGSFEISNVRLARVMLTQFAVGRLEDQLDKYDEWADRFEDLPLYFMTFHGQQSIRTVIDTMQHAVYVYDICHVVIDNLQFMMGHEQLSTDRIAAQDYIIGAFRKFATDSSCHVTLVIHPRKEDDDKELQTASIFGSAKASQEADNVLILQDRRLATGPGKRYLQVSKNRFDGDVGVFPLEFNKSSLTFSIPPKSKTRLKKIKDDNGLVAKKPSSGKKGAVPQISETHSDKAPNPNKPDLSKPSR; from the exons ATGTGGGTCCTCCTCCGAAGTAGGTACCCCCTCCGTATCCTGCTGCCACTGCGTGGGCCGTGGATGGGGTGGAGGGGCCTGCCACGAAGCTTGGCCCCGGCCCCTCCTCGCAGACGGTACAAGAAGGAGGCTCTCGCCGCCTTGGAGGTACCAGTGCTGCCTGTAACTGCAACTGAAATCCGGCAATATTTGCGGGCCCATGGGATCCCCTTCCAGGATGGGCACAGCTGCGTGCGGGCACCTAGTCCGTTTGTGGGGGCCTCGAAGCTCATGGACGAGACTGGTGCTGCCACTTCCTTTAGCCTCTTCATTGACAAGACCACAGGCCGCTTTCTCTGCATGACCAGTCTAGCTGAGGGGAGCTGGGAAGACTTCCAGGCCAGCGTGGAGGGGCAAGGGGATGGGGCCAGAGAAGGGGTCCTGCTTAGTGAGGCCCCAGAAGCTGAGGACAGTGAGGAGATCCAGAGGATCTGGGACCGAGCCGTACCTCTCTGGGAGCTGCCTGAACCAGAGGAGGCCCAGCTGGCTCGCGTGATGTTTGGCCTCACCAAAGTGACAGATGACACACTCAAGCGTTTCAGTGTGCGCTACCTGCGGCCTGCTCACAGCCTTGTCTTTCCTTGGTTCTCCCCTGGAGGTTTGGGATTACGAGGCCTGAAGCTACTAGGGGCCAAAGGCCAGGGTGACAGAGTGCACTATGTAGAGACCACCATCCCTCAGCCTGGTGCCTTCCACAACCTGTTTGGGTTACCCCTGATCAGTCGTCGAGATGTTGAGGTGGTGCTGACGAGTCGTGAGCTGGACAGCCTGGCCTTGAGCCAGTCCACAGGGCTGCCCACCCTTGCCCTACCCCGAGGAACAGCCTGCTTACCCCCTGCCTTGCTTCCTTACCTTGAACAGTTCCGACGCATTGTGCTCTGGCTGGGGGATGACCTTCGGTCCTGGGAAGCTGCCAAATTGTTCGCCCGAAAACTGAACCCCAAACGATGCTCCTTGGTGCGGCCTGGGGACCAGCAGCCCTCTCCCCTGGAGGCTCTGAACCAAGGCTTAAATCTTTCTCGTATTCTGCGTACCGCCCTGCCTGCCTGGCACAAGTCTATCGTGTCTTTCCGGCAGCTTCGGGAGGAGGTGCTAGGAGAACTGTCAAATGTGGAGCAGGCAGCTGGCGTTCGCTGGAGCCGCTTCCCCGACCTCAATCGCCTCTTGAAGGGACATCGGAAGGGCGAGCTGACAGTCTTCACAG GGCCGACAGGCAGTGGAAAGACGACATTCATCAGTGAATATGCCCTGGACTTGTGTACCCAGGGAGTGAACACGCTATGGGGTAGCTTTGAGATCAGCAACGTGAGACTAGCCCGGGTCATGCTGACACAGTTCGCTGTGGGGCGACTGGAAGACCAACTGGACAAATATGACGAGTGGGCCGACCGCTTTGAGGACCTGCCCCTCTATTTCATGACTTTTCATGGGCAACAGAGCATCAG gACTGTAATAGACACAATGCAACATGCAGTCTACGTGTATGACATTTGTCATGTGGTTATCGACAATCTGCAATTCATGATGGGTCATGAGCAGCTGTCCACAGACAG GATTGCAGCTCAAGACTATATCATCGGGGCTTTTCGGAAGTTTGCCACAGACAGTAGCTGCCATGTGACACTGGTCATTCACCCCCGGAAGGAAGATGATGATAAAGAACTACAGACAGCATCCATTTTTGGCTCAGCCAAA GCAAGCCAGGAAGCAGACAATGTTTTGATCCTGCAGGACAGGAGGCTGGCAACTGGGCCAGGGAAACGGTATCTACAGGTGTCCAAGAACCGCTTTGATGGAGACGTAGGTGTCTTCCCACTTGAATTCAACAAGAGCTCTCTCACCTTCTCCATACCACCAAAGAGCAAGACCCGGCTCAAGAAGATCAAGGATGACAATGGGCTAGTGGCCAAAAAGCCCTCTTCTGGCAAAAAGGGGGCTGTGCCCCAGATCTCTGAGACTCACTCTGACAAGGCCCCCAACCCCAACAAGCCAGACCTCTCCAAGCCTTCAAGGTGA
- the MRPL43 gene encoding large ribosomal subunit protein mL43: MTARGSASRFLTSVLHNGLGRYVQQLQRLSFSLSRDAPSSRGAREFVEREVTDFARRNPGVVIYVNPRPCCVPRVVAEYLNGSVREESIHCKSVEEIATLVQKLADQSGLDVIRIRKPFHTDSPSIQGQWHPFTNKPTTLGGLHPRERSRILPQPSS, encoded by the exons ATGACGGCGCGAGGGAGCGCGAGTCGCTTCCTGACCAGTGTCCTGCACAACGGGCTGGGTCGCTACGTGCAGCAGCTGCAGCGTCTCAGTTTTAGCCTCAGCCGTGACGCGCCCTCGTCGCGCGGCGCCAG GGAGTTTGTGGAACGGGAGGTGACCGACTTCGCCCGCAGGAACCCCGGGGTCGTAATATACGTGAACCCGCGGCCGTGCTGCGTGCCCAGAGTAGTGGCCGAATACC TTAACGGGTCTGTGCGCGAGGAGAGCATCCACTGCAAGTCGGTCGAGGAGATCGCCACCCTGGTGCAGAAGCTGGCGGACCAGTCGGGCTTGGACGTGATCCGCATCCGCAAGCCCTTCCACACGGACAGCCCTAGCATCCAGGGCCAGTGGCATCCCTTCACCAACAAACCGACAACGCTAGGCGGGCTGCACCCTCGAGAGAGGTCCAGGATCCTGCCCCAGCCTAGCAGCTAA
- the TWNK gene encoding twinkle mtDNA helicase isoform X2, which produces MLTQFAVGRLEDQLDKYDEWADRFEDLPLYFMTFHGQQSIRTVIDTMQHAVYVYDICHVVIDNLQFMMGHEQLSTDRIAAQDYIIGAFRKFATDSSCHVTLVIHPRKEDDDKELQTASIFGSAKASQEADNVLILQDRRLATGPGKRYLQVSKNRFDGDVGVFPLEFNKSSLTFSIPPKSKTRLKKIKDDNGLVAKKPSSGKKGAVPQISETHSDKAPNPNKPDLSKPSR; this is translated from the exons ATGCTGACACAGTTCGCTGTGGGGCGACTGGAAGACCAACTGGACAAATATGACGAGTGGGCCGACCGCTTTGAGGACCTGCCCCTCTATTTCATGACTTTTCATGGGCAACAGAGCATCAG gACTGTAATAGACACAATGCAACATGCAGTCTACGTGTATGACATTTGTCATGTGGTTATCGACAATCTGCAATTCATGATGGGTCATGAGCAGCTGTCCACAGACAG GATTGCAGCTCAAGACTATATCATCGGGGCTTTTCGGAAGTTTGCCACAGACAGTAGCTGCCATGTGACACTGGTCATTCACCCCCGGAAGGAAGATGATGATAAAGAACTACAGACAGCATCCATTTTTGGCTCAGCCAAA GCAAGCCAGGAAGCAGACAATGTTTTGATCCTGCAGGACAGGAGGCTGGCAACTGGGCCAGGGAAACGGTATCTACAGGTGTCCAAGAACCGCTTTGATGGAGACGTAGGTGTCTTCCCACTTGAATTCAACAAGAGCTCTCTCACCTTCTCCATACCACCAAAGAGCAAGACCCGGCTCAAGAAGATCAAGGATGACAATGGGCTAGTGGCCAAAAAGCCCTCTTCTGGCAAAAAGGGGGCTGTGCCCCAGATCTCTGAGACTCACTCTGACAAGGCCCCCAACCCCAACAAGCCAGACCTCTCCAAGCCTTCAAGGTGA